The genomic region CAAAGGATTGGGCACAGTCCCGCATGACATCTGGTTGCTACATAggagaaaaattgtttttgatGGAGAAACTACTTGCTGGATAACAAATTAGATGGATGGTAACAGTGAACGATCTGTGGTCAACGACTCCATGTCCAGTGGAGACCAGTGATGTatggcattcctcagggactGATTCTGGGACCGGTGCTATTTAAGTGTTTGTGGGTGACATGGATGTctggattgagtgcaccctcagcaagtttgcgggTGATGCAAGCTGAGTGGAGCCGTTGACATGCTAGAGGtaagagatgccatccagagggacgcggtcaggcttgagaggtgggcccatgccaacctcatgaagttcaaccaAGACACGTGCAGCATtgtgcacctgggtcagggcaatccctAGCTCAAATGCAGGCTggtcagagaatggcttgagagcagccctgaggagaaggacttcaaggtgttggttgatgaaagactctacatgggcagcagtgtgcttttgtgGTCCAGAAGGCAGAAGTTATCTAGGGTTGCCTCAAGAGAAGCACGACAAACCGTTCAATGGAGGTGattcttcccctctactctgtcctcatgagaccccacctggagtactgcatgcaGTTTTGAGGCCTACCATGTAAGAAGgacatggatctgttggagtAGGTTCAGAGGAGCACCACAaggatgatgagagggctggagcatctcccctgtgtGAACAGGCTGAGAGTGCTGGGGCTctacagcctggagaagaaaagactctGGGGGTACCTTATAGTGGACTTCCAGTAAATGAAGAGGCACACGGGAAAGTTGGGGAGGGATTTTTAGAAGGACATGTactgacaggatgagggaaaatggctttgaaGTCATAGAGAGTAGGTTTAGACTAggtatgaagaagaaaatctttactgtAGGGGTGGTGAGAAACTGGAAGAAGTTACcaggaggtgtggatgcccccaCCCTGAAAGCGTCCTAGGCCAGAcgggatggggctgtgagcaatctGGTCTGGTGGGTTGTGGCCCTACTTCAGCAGAAGAGTTGGATTCAGAGGAtcttgtaggtcccttccaacccaaaccattgtaGGATTCTAGGAAAGTTGGGTAAAGGCATGTGGTAAGATCTTTGAGTTGGATATATGGTTGCAACTCCAGATGTTCCCTTTGAAAGTTATTTGCTAATGTATGTatatgaacagaaaatgaagatgtaggcataaattcatgatttttatttcaatcttGAATCCTATTTCCACATTCCATTATCATAAGTGAAAGCATAATTGCGTACTCTTTgttgctcagagctgtgtgttACGCAAGAGCAGTAAAATGCATGCagtttctccctctctttttccGTATTCctgtttgctctgttttcctacTGACACATCTATTCATTTACATGTACTGCTACCCCACAGAGGATAAGGGAAGGTTGGAAAGGAGACGATTTGGCAGACACTATCCAGAGTACTCAAATATTGTGTTATGTTGCAAATATAAACTGAATTATTGTGATCCAGGATGACACTGTCCGTTGAACTGATATGAAAGGAAACTCACAGTGCCACTCCTGTAATAAAATGTCTGGTGCTGTTCTGACAAACTGTGTAGAGATGGATTTATTTTCGGGAATGATCTGCAAAAGATGCAGAGCTATTCAGTGACATGGAGGCCATTTCTGTTCACCAGAAGAAACATTGAGAGCATTTTCTCATGCCCCTGTCCGTGCCTTTGTGCTTCATAGAGCGGTTGTGGTTGAGTTTGGGGCTCATTGTAGAGGGTGCGCGGATCTGGGTGGGTCGGTCAGGCGGCTCTTGGGGCGTGCGAGGAGGTGAGGAGGCGCCGGGCGCTGCAGCTTGGGTGCGTTGCCCGAAGCGCCGCCTCGGCAGGAGTGTGGGTGCTCAcactgctcactgcagcacGGGGGTTGGTGGTGACGATGCTGAGGATCTCCCTCCGGTCCCTATCACCACGGTGGATGAAACTCTGGACCATGTAGGCACCCAATTTGTGTGATAGCTCTCTGGGTTGCCCTTTAATTTGCATTGTCTGACAACCAGAGGTTTTGTGACTTATGTTATATTGGGATCTTTGCTGTGATacttcactttattttcttctttgtgaatctgcattttctcttagaatcatgtatgtgagcacagtgctctTTGAGAGCAAAGCTTCTCTACTCTCCTCTTCAGTATAAAAACAGTTAATTATATCAAATAGTTTTTCATTCCTGTAGGGAATTGTATTTTCCGTTTCTTTTCTGACCTTTTTTTCATATGCTtctaaaatgtgtttattttctttttgtctcacTGATATCTTGTCCCGTTTTCTGTTGTATGAAGCTACAGACCTCACTCTTTCTTATtgtagaatcgtagaaccataGAGttgcctggattgaaaaggaccacaatggtcatttagtttcaacctccctgctatgtggaGTGTCACCCACCACTAGACCACACTGCCCAGAGCTAaatccagcctggtcttgaatgcctccagtgacGGGGCATCCAgaacctccttgggcaacctgttccagtgtgtcaccaccctctgtgtgaaaaactacttcctaatatctaaccttaacctcccctgtttcagtttaaaacaattcctccttgtcctatcactatttaccctcgtaaacagctgctccccttcctgtttatatgctcccttcaagtatttgaaggccacaatgaggtctcctaggagccttctcttctctgagctaTACAATCCCAGTTCTTACTCAGTTCTGGAACAAAACCATGAGACTGGGCACGCAAATCCTCTTCAGTCCTCTTGACAATGCTGCATAGCCTACCTGTCATGTCAGctgggcaatgaagctgtgaggtcTGTGTAACATTGCAGTATAAATATTACTGCCTTTCTTTGCTGGATTAcagatttccttttctctgagaTTTGTATTTTGCCTCCTGGTCAATGCCTTCCCATGTAACAATTGTGTTACATGAATTTCACTAGTGTTTGTCAAGAAGTTGCTCTCATCCACACATTATGATATATGCTCTTGCATCTCATCTATCAAAATGGGTCATTTCTCTGAATCCAACTGTTCTCTAGGAGAGAGTTAAAAACTGCACAAAAAGAGTCTATAAAATGTGGATGATGTGTCTCCTTGGGGTTGCCTCATAATATAGCAGCACTGATAATGACTGATAATGTTAGCATAAGCTGTACTTAGCTGTGAAAATATGTACATTGTGTTTGGATGCATTCTAGGACAAGCCCACGAATTGCCTCAGAGGATATGGAAGTCACTACTGAGATAAGCATATGAAACCAAGGACCTTCCTCTTCAGTCTTCATTCCTATTTGCTGAGGCTTCTCTATATGACAATTTATTATAATATGATTTTCCAGATTTTTCTTATAACTCTAGCATTCTCtcactttttcccccttttctttttcttttacgAACTCAGTTTTAACTGTCTTACCTATTCCCTTTAAGAAGTACTGTCACCCCACATACATTAATCAATTattggggtgaaatgtggtatgGCACTAAATATTTGCAAACTCTCATGTCATGTTGAGCTGCAGTTATAAACTGTGTATTTGTAAATCAAGATGACCTTGTCTGTaatactgaaataaaggaaCACCTGAGTGCCATTACTTCAATAAAGTTGTTGTTGTGGATAAAGACTCTCCTGTGCTATTCTATTAGGTATATGGAAAGTACCATTCCAGCTGGATGCATATGAATGTATGAGTCCCGATAGAATTCATGCCAGGGTACTAGAAGAGCTGGCTGATGTCATCACAAAACTCTATTTTTTACATATCTTGTGAATCAGGAGAGGTTCCAGTTGACTGCATGTTGGCAGTCATCACCACTGTTTGCAAAGAGGATAAAATTGAAGACATCAATAATTGTAGGCCTGCCAGTCTCACTTTGGTACCTAGCAAAATTATGGAGGAGATTTTTCTGGGAGTTACTGAAAAGCACTTGAAAGTTTGTGCAGTCATTGGTCACAGCCAACATAGGTTCATGAAGGGAAAGTCCTATTTAGTGTGCTTAATCTCCTATGAAAAGGTTTCCCACCTAGCTAATGTAATCTTTTgggatttcagcaaagctttcaaGACTGTTTCTTATTGTATCCTTCCATACAGTTTTTCCAGCATATGGCTAGACAAAAACATAATATGATAGGTGAGCAATTGGTTCACAGTCAGACTCAAAGTGTTGTGGTAAATGGACTTCCATCAAGCTGATGACCAGGGTTCCACAGGGCTCCATTTTAGGCTCAGttctctttcatattttcatcagtgacctggacAGGGGCCTTGACTGTATACTAAGTAAGATTGGGGTGATACTGAATTGGGAAGAGATGTTATTTCTTTCAAGAATAGAGAGatcttgcagagagatcttgacaaTTTGGAGGGTTGGGCAATCACCAATCACATGcagtttaacaagagcaagtgtttGATTCTGCACATGGGACAGAGCAGTCATGGATATATGTTCAGAATCAGAGATGACAGgttggagagcagccctgaagaaAGGGAGCTTGGATTCTGGCTGGCAACAAGTTGAATCTGAGTCATAATATACTACGACAGTCAAAAGGGCCATCCATACCCCGGGGTGGATCAGACCCAGCACTGCCAACCACATGAGGGAAGCaattgtcctgctctgctctgcctgatGTGGTctcacctcaagcactgtgtgcagttccAGGCAATACAAtttaaggacataaaactaCTAGAGATAATCCAAAGGAGGATTACGAAGATGGACAAGTTGGacatatgaggagcagctgacaTCCCATGAGCAAGAAATGGGCATGGCTGGTTCTGCTGGTCGAACtgatggaaaagaaggaaatgtacaagcagcagaagcagggatgTGTGGCTTAGGAATAATATAGAGATGCCATACAGATATGCAGAGATGGGACCAGGAAAGCCAAGGAATAGGTATACCTAAACTTGGCAAGAGATGTGAAAGACAATGAGATTCTGTACATATATCAATCAGAAGAGAAAGGTCAAAAGAAGTGTACCctctctgataaatgagaagatTTTCTTTGGAACATGACTGTAGTTTCATCTTATCTAATAAGGGAGTTCGTGAATTCTCCTTCCCTTCATGGATGGGACATGACAACAAATCTATAGGGTCCAGTGACATGCACCCCAGTGGCTGATGTATTTGCTAAGCCActcatcatatttgaaaagtcacgACTGTCAAGCGAGTTCCTCAGAgactggagaaaggaaagcatcACTCCCACTTTTAAAAAGGGTAGAAAAGAATACTTGAGGCACTACGGCATACTGAGACATATTTCTGTGCCTATGAAGATatgcagatcctcctggaagctagGTTAAAGTACATGTAAGAGAAGGAAGTAATggaagacagccagcatggcttcaccaaggccAGGTCTTGCCTAACcgatctggtggccttctacagtgaagtgacagcatcagtggacatAGGAAGAGTAACTGgtatcatctacctggacttgtgcaaggcctttgacatgttCCCATcccacattcttatctctaagttggagagagaagaattagaagggtggactattcagAGGATAAGGAATCagttggatggtcacagccataAGATTGTGGTCAGTGgtctgtgtccaggtggaggccagtgatgagtggtgtccctggGCAGGGATtcatcttgggaccagtgctcttcagcaccTTTATCAACTAGCTAGACAATGAGAATGAGTGCACCCCCAGCAAGCCTTCAATTAACACTAAGATGAGCATTGTAACTGGTATGACAGAAAGAAGGGGTACCAACtaaagggacctggacaagctggAGAAGTGAGCCTATATGAGTtgaatgaagttcaacaaatgCAAGTGTAAgggtcaaggcaatcccagatatgtgtacagactgggagaagaattccTTGAGAGCAGACCCATGAAGATGCATTTGGGGGTTCTAGTGAATGAAAAGCTtgacacaagccagcagtgtgtgcttgaagcccagaaggccaacagtgtcctgggctgtatcaaaagagggatggccagcagtgTGAGGGAAGTAATTGCCCCCCTTTATTCTGTCCAgatgaggccccatctggaatactgtgtgcaggtctgcagccctcagcatAACAGAGAAGCTATTGGAGTTAGTACAGACaaggctacaaagatgatgaagggactggagcacctcttctatgaagaaaagttgaagCAGCTTGCTTGCTCATCTGGAGAACAGAAGACTCTGAGGAGACTTCATTGCAGTCTGCCAATAtttaaaaggagcttataaatAGGCAGTAAAGGGACTTCTTACATGGtctgataatgataggacaaggaggggAAGGCAGTTTTAAgccaaaagaaaggaagtatAGAATAGATGCCGGGAGGAAATTTTTTTACCCTGAGGGTAGTGAAGCATTAGTGCAAGCCGCCCAtagctgtggataccccatcccttGAGGTATTCAAGTTCAAGCTGGATAtgaccctgagcagcctgatctagtgggtggaAATCTTGCCCGCAGCAAGGAGactggaactggatgggctttaaggtccctgcCAATCCAAAGCATTCTATGACTGTGATTCTTCAGTTCTATGATACTggatgtatgggaactgctgagtcacagcctgaaccactgattgagcacctggggaaaggaccggGTCAGTtatgggagcacaggtgaaggcaattcaactgtgtgactggaaggatggagcctggctgcacctgtCTTACACCTCATTCAAGGGCTGACTGCAACTAGGGAAAGATCTCTTTTTGGAGATCCTTCTCTTGTAGTTTTCCCCTGCAAACCTGAAATCTGATACCAGTAAGcaatctttttcccttcccttatGACATCTTTCTGTCATGCCGACCCTCCCATCATATTTATCTGCCCAATTGCTACACTTAGTTACTGAGATAGTTTGATACTGTCATACTAGCATACCATGAAACTGATGGGAGACCTCATGGTAGCCTACAGTTTACTCACAAAGAGGAATGGAAGGGGAGGCACTGATGTCTTCTGTCTGGTGATAGAAACAGGACTCAAgagaatggcatggagctgcgtcaggggacAAACAAGTTGGGTATCAGGcaaaggttcttcaccagagggtggttgGTCACTGCAACAGGCTCCTCAGGACAGTGGTGATGTCACCAAGCCTGACCCAGTTCAATAAACATTTGGACAGTGCACTCAGAAATACGGCTTGAAATGTTGGcagttctgtgtggagccagaacTTGAAATTAATGGTCcttatgagtcccttccaaaTACGGATTCCCTCATTGTGTGAAAAATCTATAGAGGAACCAGGGTTTTCCAAAGGCTAGAAGGCTTTTTCTTATCTGGTTCCTTGATTGGGGTAAAATTGAGCAAGCACATTTGCTCAGGTTGGAGATGTTGTCCACAGTACATAAGGGGAAATAAGGGGAGCAGTGATCCCCAAGCATAAAAGCTGACAGGACAGCTGGGCCTGGAGGGTGGTGATGAGTTGTGCGAAGTCTTGTTGAAGGTGGGTTTGGGTGTACCCCAAGAGTCAATACTTGTTGTAGTTCTGTTTAAAATCCTAATTAAGGGTTGAATGATGGAGTGGAGTGTACCCTTTACAAGCCTGTAGATGACACAACTGGGAGGAGTGGGTACAGCAGAGGGTACCACTGCCATCCAGAGTGACAAGCAGGAGAAACGGGAAGGACGCTCATAGAATTCAACGAGGAGAAATGCAATGCCCTGGATGTAGGGGCAAATGTGCACCAGAACAGCTTGCTggaaaaagcagtaagaatCTTCCAGTGGACAGTAAGTTGAACATAATTCAGTAGTGTGTCCTTGCCACAAAAAGGTTAACAATGTCCTATGTTGCATTAGAGAAAGCATTGCAAGCAGGTTGAGGGTAGTAacccttcccctctgctcaccCTTATTGAGTCCAGTTCATTACTTCCCCAGTAAAAGAGGGTCATACTGCAGGGGATCCTATCATATAAATAAACACTAGGAAGAATGGTGTAAAGAAGATGGTTCTGTGATGTCCAGTGTCAATACAAGAGGAAATAGTCGCAATCTGGAACAAATGAGGGAATCCTAATATAGCTtaagtgaaaaagagaaatactcGTAGCTGGGGTCTGCTTGCCATGCTGCATGTGGTCAAAGTCCTGCTGGAAACTACAATTCTCAGGGTTCCCAACATCTCCAGTAAAATGAGGTTATCTACCCTAATTTCTTCCAATCTTTCCCACTCTATTCAGTGGTAGTGTGGATGGCAGCTCACAGTATGAGTGCCTTCCTCACTGGCATCACAATAAGCTTCAGTGCCTGCTGTAAAACAGTTGGTTCTCAATCTTATTAAGCTGAATATCAGGGTGCATGAGGCATCCCAGAAATACGCGTTTTAAGGCAGTTTTTGCCCTCTGAAATTGGCAGCCCTTAGGAGTTTCTGCTTAAGAAGCAATGCAGTGGGCAGAACTTGATAAGGAGAGGTAGAAGGAGAAAGCCAGGTCCCAACACCTCAGCCCTCTCTGCCCAAACGCACTCATTTCACCTGCTGTCCTTTTTATGCATTCGTGTACCGGGGTATGGTAATCCGGCTTCTGAGAGTGCATCTGCAAAAAACATCCATCAGCATTGCAAGCGCCCTGTTCTGTGAGACGTTAGCAGCAGCTgaacaggagaagaaaggaggtAAGTGCGAGCTAGGGCCGCTTGGCCGAGGCACAGTCTGCAGTTACAGTGCGCGGCTGCGAGTGTCGCTGTTGGCGAAGGCTGGGCAAAGCAACGGAAGCCAACGACAGAAAAGAGGCTAGCCGGTAAGCGAATCCACAGCTCCAGGTCCGAGGACGCAGGGAGCTCGGAGGCAGAATCCCGGACGTACGGCTCTGGGCGGAGCACGGCGGGGCGGCTGTGGTACCCAGGACTGCTTCGGAAGGAAAGTGGTGAGACAGAGGCTGCACGGAGGTGGGGAAATGGTGGTGAGAGAAGGGCGCTATGGCCGGAGGCAGCGGGCGCTGCTGTGCTGCGTGTTGGTGGCGGCGTGGGAGGCGGCGCGGGGGCAGCTGCGTTACTCGGTGCCCGAGGAGCTGCCCAAGGGCTCGTTCGTGGGCGACGTGGCCAAGGACCTGGCGCTGGAGCTGGCGGCGCTCGGCGCCCGAGTGGTGTCCCCAGGCAGGGCGCAGTATTTTGCTCTGCATGCGAGCAGTGGCCACTTGGTGACAGCCGAGAGGATAgacagggagcagctgtgcgACGTTGTACAGCAATGTGTGCTGCGCTGTGAGCTGATCGTGGAGGGCGAGATGAAGGTTTATGCAATCGAAGTGGAAATCACGGACATTAACGACAACGCACCCAGCTTCCGAGAGGCAGAAATAGAACTGAAAATGAGTGAGGTGACGGCCCCGGGGTCGCGATTTCCCCTACCAGAAGCTCATGACCCGGACGTGGGTGTGAATTCCCTGCAGAGCTACGCGCTGAGCGGCGACGAGCACTTCTCGCTGTCCGTGCAGGCGGGAGCCGACGGCGAGAAGCGTCCCGAGCTGGTGCTGGCCAAGGCGCTGGACCGGGAGGAGGCGGCGTTTCacgagctgctgctgagggcgAGCGACGGCGGCGACCCGGCGCGGACGGGCACGGCGCGCATCCGCGTGGCTGTGCTGGACGCCAACGACAACGCGCCCGCGTTCAGCCAGGCGGTGTACACGGTGCGAGTGCCCGAGGACGTGCCCGTGGGCTCCACGCTGCTCACCGTCACCGCCACCGACCCCGACGACGGAACCAACGGAGACGTGAAATATTCTCTGAATAAAATTACTCAGAAAGCTTCAAAGATATTCCATCTTGAGTCGAAAACGGGAGCGATCAGGCTTGTGAGGAACCTGGACTTTGAGGAATGGAATTCTTACGAATTGGAATTACAGGCACGAGATGGCGGTGGCCTTTTCGACACAGCGAAGGTGTCGATCTCGGTGACGGAcgtgaacgacaacgcgccCGAGATTTCGGTGCGGTCGGCGCTGAGCGAGATCTCGGAGGACGCGGCGCCGGGGACGGTGGTGGCGCTGCTGCACGTGCAGGACCGCGACTCGGGCGCCAACGGGGAGGTGCGGTGCAGCCTGGGCGAGGGCGTCCCGTTCCGGCTGGAGCGGGCGCTGGACGACTACTACAGCGTGGTGACGGCGCGGGAGCTGGACCGCGAGCGGGCGTCGGAGTACAACGTGACGGTGCGGGCGGCGGACGGCGGGTCGCCGGCGCTGCGGAGCGGCGCGGTGCTGGCGCTGCGGGTGCTGGAcgtgaacgacaacgcgccggTGTTCGCGGAGGCGCGCTACAGCGCGCGGCTGCCCGAGAACAACGCCGAGGGCGCGCTGGTGCTGACGGTGCGCGCGTGGGACGCGGACTGGGGGCAGAACGCGCGCGTGCGCTACCGGCTGCGGGaggggcggctgcggggcgcgCCGCTGTCGTCCTACGTGTCGGTGCAGGCGGAGACGGGCGCGCTGTACGCGCTGCGCTCGTTCGACTACGAGGAGGTGCGCgaggtggagctgtgggtgcgGGCGGAGGACGGCGGCGCGCCGCCGCTCAGCAGCAACGTGTCGGTGCGGCTGCTGATCGCGGACGagaacgacaacgcgccgcAGGTGCTGTACCCGCCGGCGGCGCCGGGGCCGGGTCCGGGGCCGGGATCGGGCTCGGGCGTCGGTGCGTGGGGCTCGGCGTCGGGCGCGTGGAGCTGGGCGGGCGTGGAGCTGGCGCCGCGCTCGGCGGAGCCCGGCGCGCTGGTGGCCAAGGTGGTGGCGGTGGACGCGGACGCGGGGCAGAACGCGTGGCTGTCGTACGAGCTGGCCAAGGCGACGGAGCCGGGGCTGTTCCGCGTGGGGCTGCACAGCGGCGAGGTGCGCACGGCGCGCTCGCCGCTGGCCCGCGACGCGGCCCGGCACAgcctggtggtggtggtgaaggaCCGCGGGCGGCCGGCGCTGTCGGCCACGGCCACGCTGACGGTGGTGCTGGCCGAGAGCGTGGCCGAGCTGCTGTCGGAGCTGGGCAGCGCGGCGGCGCCGGCCGAGCCCGCCGGCAGCCTGACGCGCTGGCTGGTGCTGGCCGTGGCGGCCGTGTCCTGCCTCTTCCtcgccttcctgctgctgctgctggcgctgcGCCTGCGCCGCTGGCGCCGCTCGCGGCTGCTGCCGCCGCCTTCGGCCGGCGCCGCCTTGCGCGGCGTCCCGGCCTCGCACTTCGTGGGCATCGACGGCGTCCGCGCCTTCCTGCGCTCCTACTCGCACGACGTGTCGCTCACCGCCGACTCGCGCAAGAGCCAGCTGCGCTGCGCGGGCGGCAGCTGCTGCGACAcgctcccggcccggccgccgTCAGATGTTTCAGATGCTCTCGTCCCGATGGGTGATGACATGGTGGTGAATAGAGACCACAGTTCCACTGAGGTACGTTCTTTATTTTAACCTTCTTTTATGTCTTTGATGGTGTTCTGACCTGTTAATGATCGTTTTCTTTATGTGTTTTATTGCGTTACGCatttttgaattt from Gallus gallus isolate bGalGal1 chromosome 13, bGalGal1.mat.broiler.GRCg7b, whole genome shotgun sequence harbors:
- the LOC107054481 gene encoding protocadherin gamma-A2-like, translated to MVVREGRYGRRQRALLCCVLVAAWEAARGQLRYSVPEELPKGSFVGDVAKDLALELAALGARVVSPGRAQYFALHASSGHLVTAERIDREQLCDVVQQCVLRCELIVEGEMKVYAIEVEITDINDNAPSFREAEIELKMSEVTAPGSRFPLPEAHDPDVGVNSLQSYALSGDEHFSLSVQAGADGEKRPELVLAKALDREEAAFHELLLRASDGGDPARTGTARIRVAVLDANDNAPAFSQAVYTVRVPEDVPVGSTLLTVTATDPDDGTNGDVKYSLNKITQKASKIFHLESKTGAIRLVRNLDFEEWNSYELELQARDGGGLFDTAKVSISVTDVNDNAPEISVRSALSEISEDAAPGTVVALLHVQDRDSGANGEVRCSLGEGVPFRLERALDDYYSVVTARELDRERASEYNVTVRAADGGSPALRSGAVLALRVLDVNDNAPVFAEARYSARLPENNAEGALVLTVRAWDADWGQNARVRYRLREGRLRGAPLSSYVSVQAETGALYALRSFDYEEVREVELWVRAEDGGAPPLSSNVSVRLLIADENDNAPQVLYPPAAPGPGPGPGSGSGVGAWGSASGAWSWAGVELAPRSAEPGALVAKVVAVDADAGQNAWLSYELAKATEPGLFRVGLHSGEVRTARSPLARDAARHSLVVVVKDRGRPALSATATLTVVLAESVAELLSELGSAAAPAEPAGSLTRWLVLAVAAVSCLFLAFLLLLLALRLRRWRRSRLLPPPSAGAALRGVPASHFVGIDGVRAFLRSYSHDVSLTADSRKSQLRCAGGSCCDTLPARPPSDVSDALVPMGDDMVVNRDHSSTELLYRLL